Part of the Flagellimonas eckloniae genome, GGTTCCTACCCAATATTGATTCATCAAGGTACCATTACAAAAATTCAATTCAGACCTTTAAGGAAATAGGCTTAAAAACCGATTTGTGGACCGCGTTAAATGAATATGCAACCTATGAAACCCGTCTCGGAGAGTTCGACTATGCCCTAGAATTAGCTGAGGAAGGCAAGACACTTGCTTTAGAACTTAAAGATGGGATTAAACTCGTTGACAATCTGCAACGAAAAGCGGCGATTTATACGGATAAAACCGATTACCCAGCCGCAATATCGGAAACAATAGACGCTTCCAAGGTTTTAGATACAATTCAACCTGAGGATAAGAAAAGAAAAGCAATTGTGTTGGCAGACCTCGGCAGGATTCAGATGCTACGAGGAGAAGAAAAAGAGGCAATTCCATATATAGAAGAGTCCTTAGGGATTTTTAAGGAACTAAATGATTTGGTTTGGTTAGCTACTGTGTATATAGAATTGGGAAATTGCTACTGGTATCTCAAAGAATATGACAAATGTATCTCAGAATATAAAAAAAGCTTGGCTATCAGCCAACAGATGAATCGTGAAGATTTTATAGCTGCAAATAATAATAATATCGGCGCTACCTATGCTGAAATAGGGGAATTTGCAAAAGCACTTATCTATCTAAAAAAAGCACATGAAAGCACCAGAAAATCTAAATCCATCAACAACTTAATCGTCAGTCATAATGATTTAGCTAGAGCTTATATTGGACTCGAAAACTATCCTCAAGCCTTGCAGCATACGGACTCAGCTATCCAAATAGCAGATTCAATCAAAGTACCGGAACTCTTGGAAGACGGATACTTTAGACAAGCTTATATTTTTGAGCAAATGGGGGATTATAAACTTGCACTGAAAAATCACAAAAAGTACCAACAGGTTCATGATAGCATAGAGGACATAGAGTTAGGAAAAGAAGTTGAAGAACTTAAAACCCAATACGAAACCGAAAAAAAAGAACAACAGATAGTCCTGCAGGAAAAAGAGATAACCGTATTGGAACAACAAGCTTCCATAAGCAACCTTCAGAAGCTATTGCTAGGCATTGGACTCCTGCTCTCGTTAATTGGCTTTTATGCCATTCGGCAAAAATTAAAACGCAATAAACTGGAAAAAGAAAAAGTGGATGCAGAACTCGCCTTTAAAAAGAAGGAACTGACCACACATGCCCTTCATCTGGCCAAAAAGAACGAGGTGTTGGAAAGCTTAAAACAAAAGGCCCAGGAACTTAAAGCAAACGAAGAGTCCAAAAATGGGTATCAACAACTGATTAGAACCATCAATTTTGATCTGCAAGATGATAACAATTGGGAAAACTTCTCCCGTTATTTTGAAGAAGTACATAAGGATTTCAACAGTAATGTAAAATCAAAATATCCAGAGGTCACTTCAAATGAGCTTCGATTATTGGCGCTCTTAAAGATGAATTTATCCTCAAAAGAAATCGCCAATATCCTTAATATTTCGCCCGAAGGCATCAAAAAAGCGCGCTATCGGCTTCGTAAAAAATTGGATATCACCACAGAAGATTCCCTACAAGATTTAGTGTTAAGTCTTTGATTTATTGTCACTTCGAGTGATTTTTCTGTCGCTTTGAGCGGAGTTGAAGAGAAGAAAAATCGTATCGAGAAGTCTTTATTTGCACATTTTTTCATGTGTTCTCGATACATCCGCTATTAGCGGACACTCGAACTGACGCTTTCCAGCAAACTGCTCATACCTTTAAAAAAGGGACTTAGCAAGCCTGTCCACTCATTGTCCCACAAATATTTTCAAGGTGTCCACCTGTTGTCCACCCTTCTTTTTTTATACCTCATAACCAGCGCTTTAGGTTTGTGGTGTCATTAAGTTGACAACCAGTTTTGTGGTCTTGCCTGGCTAAGGGCTGCAGACCGTTTCCCGGGCAGGTCACACAAAACAGCATTTAAGTTTAACCACAAAACAAATAGATTATGAAGACCCAAAACAGATTTTTTAGGCTTTTACTCTTGGTCGTGTTGACCTTGGCCCTCACCAATTGTAGCAAAGAGGAAACCTCAACACCAGAACAGGGGGAAGGTGAACTTGTTATTTCGGACGGAACCTCAGCAGATAGATTCGATACATACGCAGGGGAAATCGGCTTTGTACTGGATACCCGTGAACTGGTAAAAAAAGGATACACACCGGTGACAGCAGAAATTGACATTGAAGCCGAAGAAGGCGATTTTTCCCAAACCATAGACATTGACCCGGTTTCTTTTATGGGGCAAATAAAGTTTATCAAAGAAGAACTGACCCAAGAAGCGATTGATGAACTGAGCAATGGTGTATTCATCACTTCGGTCATCAAAAATGCTGATGATCAAACTATTACTACTGATGCACTAACCACTTCTTTTCGGAGCAATCCTGATCCGAGGAAGGTAATTGCTACCGGGTTAGATGAAACTGATGAAAACAGAACGGTTAATCTAAGTGAGGACACCTCTTATTACTTCCAGCCCATAGACGGAGATGACGATCCCGAACCCGGCAAAAGTATGGTCATAGGCGCCTCAAATCAAAGCTTTATCATGACATCAGCTTCAGGTGCCGAATTCAATGGTAATGAAGAAAATCGAAATTTCAGTTTTGTGCCGATTCCAGGCCAGGTAAATACCTTCGCCATTAGAATCAAATCTGGTGGGCGTTTTCTGTATTCTGGAACTATTATAAATTCCGCTGTAATTTTGTTTAGACAAACATTCTATTCCCATCTTGGTCTTGCAGCAACTGAGGTGACTGATTTTAATTTGATTCAAGGTAACCCAGCCTTTCATTTTAAGATTGAAAAAATAGCTGAAGGTATTTACGAACTACAAAATAGTAGTGGTACTGCAGTTCGATTGGCGCCTGACATAGGGTTAACCTTTGATATGGTTCTAATGCCAACTATTATTTCTTTCCCACCATCTCCCCCAATTAATTCGCAACCTATACGATGGCGTTTAATCTCCACCACAATAGAATGGGAGGTACAGAATGTGGGCACTACTTTTCTTGAGCCCATTTTAGGGGAAGCCGAAACCAGTTTTAAAGTCAATACTACCTTGAGCAATTGCGGTCGAGGTGGTTTAAGCCAAACCGTTGGAGCCGCGGCTTCAGAAGACGAATTTGGCAAAGTGGGGTGGGAAGAATCCTTGTCTATAAACACGACTAATTCAATAGATGTATCTACTACGGTGGGTGTTGAGTTCGATGCCAAATTCTTTGGCACCGGAGCCAAATATAACGCTTCTTTGACCGTAGGTTATAACTACAGTAGATCAGTCGAGGAAACCAGCACCATATTTGAAGAGCAATCACAACAAGTTGGTAGTAAACTCTTCGCAGAACGTTTAGTCACAGTGCCTTCAGGAAGCGCCTCTCTAGTTTATGATGCCTTTCAATTCTACCAAAACACTAAAGTAAATTTTGTTCAGCGTCTAAGAGTAAGCGGTGTGGACTCACAGACAGGTAAGGTTCTTTCAGGAGACGAAGTCCGTTCTCAATTTCAATTTAGCGGTTTTGATGGGGTTATTTCTGCTGTAGAGCCTAACTCTATTGTTATTACCCTACGCGGAACAACTGAATTTGACCGAATCTTGGAAATTGAAAGTAGAGTAGAGGATGTACCTGCCAATTGCGGTGGGTAATCACTAAAAATTAGTTTGAGTTAGTTAAAAACAAAAGCCCCGGGAACCACTCCGGGGCTTTTAAATAAAATCAAAACCAACCTAAACATATGAGTTAACCTACTCATATCTTTGAAAATTTCATAGCAATTTTCATATATAGAACAACCCACATTAAAAAAACCCTACCCTGTTTTCAAACTTTTTTAAAAAAAGTTACTTTCACCAATTATGAAGGAACTTCTTTTTAAAGAAATAACTGATGAATTGCGACTGGGTACAAGTGAAAAAGGGCATCCTTTTCGCTTTTTTTCCCTCGGTACCATGGGCTTGGATGGCACTATAGGTCTGCGAACTGTTGTATTGCGAAATGTCTCTAATAGCTTGCAACTGACTTTTTATACAGATTCACGTTCTCCTAAAATAACCGAGATACAAAAAAACAATACAGTAAGTGCACTTTTTTATCATCCATCAAAAATGATACAACTGCGTATTGAGGGAAAAGCACATATTGAAAAGGATGATTCTGTTTTGAAAAAACAATGGAAAGCTATACCCAATGTTGCCCAAAAGGATTACAACACCAATCAACCCCCAGGTTCAAATATCCCAAATAGTGAAGAAATCCAATATCTCACTGAAAAAAATCATTTTTGCATGGTACATATCATACCTAACAGAATCGATTTTTTAAAACTGGGACAACCTTTTCACACCCGGGTTCAGTTTTCGTTGGAAGGGGAAGAATGGAAAAGCAACTATTTAGTGCCGTAAAACCAAAAACGTATTGCACAGTGGATCTAAACTATGCATTAGCTCTGGAATAAGTTCTGTACCCAATTCCAAATACAATTCGGAAAAATTGAGTTGCCGTTCCTGTAAGGACTTATTCGGAAAAAGTGAGTTCTGAAGATCTGTGATGCGCACCACATGATCTTTCAACTTTCGTTTTTGCGCCTGTAACAATCGTTTTTCCAATGCATCAAGGCCTTTCTTTTGTTTTACTTCTTGTGCCTTTACTGCACCAATAAAACTTTTGTCTGTCTCTTCGGCCAATTTGTACATTCCATGGAATTGTTCTTCCAAATATTTCTTTTGTGGAGAAAAATCAATATCGATATTAGAGATATCCCGTATTTTTTTGTTGATGAAACTGTTTTGGTTCAAGAACAGATCAGCAATCTTTAAATCAAGTTTTTCAATTTTTTTCGATTGTTTTTCCGTGAGCACCAAAGCTGAATTCCGAAGTAAAAGCATGGGAAATGTAACACCCAGTTCATCAAAATAACTCTTGAGTTCCAACCAATAGGCCAACTCCCCTCCTCCTCCAATATAACAAAGATTGGGCAAAATCACTTCTTGGTACAACGGACGGGCAATGACATTTGGAGAAAACCGTTCAGGATGATTACTCAATTCTGTTTTCAGTTCGCTAGCTGAAAATACTATTTCTGTATTGTTGACATGGAAATCTCCATCTTTTTCAACAATTCGTTCCCGGATACCATCCAAAAGATAAAAGTAATTGATTTCCCTAGGGTTCACTTGGATTGCGTAGTCAGAAGAAACCTTGGATAGTTCTGTTATGGTTTCAGAAACTTTATGGAAGGGTGTATTTTCAAAAATATCTTGTTGAGCAAATGGAACCAACAACTTTTTCAATTCAACATCGTCCCCATCAATAATGACCAAACCATGCGCTCCAAACAATTCATTTGCCAAAAACCGTGTTGCGTCCGCAAGGTTTGAATGTTCTAAATAGGCATTTTGGAACAAGTCTTTAAGTTCCTTTGCACTTGCCGTATTACCAAGTTCAGTAGCGAATGTTTGGAATACTTCATCTAATCCATCCGTTTTTAATTGTCCAACAGCTCCGGAGACTTCTTTGTTCCATTGTACTTTCTTTCCCTTAAAATTGAAATAATTTATTTCGTCAAAATCATGGTCTTCCGTTGCCATCCAATATACGGGGACAAACTCATATTCAGGATAAGTCTGTTTTAATTGCGTCGTTAGGTTTATGGCGGAAATAATTTTATACAAAAAATACAGTGGTCCGGTAAAAAGGTTCAATTGGTGCCCCGTTACCACCGTGAATGTTTTGTTATGTTCCAACAACGAAATATATTTTTCCGTCGCTTCTGTAACTGTAAAATCTTGGTATTGTTTCCTTAAGGCTTTTACAAGAATGGGTCTATGTAAGGCTGGATAATTCGCCTCCTTATCCTTTATTTGACCCTTAAAGTTTTCTATTTGGGGAAATCTGTTATAAAATGGTTTTAGGTCTTCTTTTTGTTCCAGATAATCACAAATAAGTCTAGAAAAATAACCCGTTTTCTTAAAAGGTATACAATCTACTTCCATTCAAGCTTTAATATCGCGCTAAAGATAAACCACTTCTTTTTTTCTCTTCCTAAAAATACGTTAATTACTTTTTAGCTTTTTGCTATGTACTACATAGAACATAAATGGTCTTTTTGGTATTTATTGTTAGATTTGATTCTGAATAATTTATTTCTACATGAGAACACTTCTATTTCTCCTTTTCACCTTTTTTTGTTTTTCAATATCTGCCCAGCAGCTTAAATCTCCTTCGGAATTTTTGGGATATGAATTGGGTACAGAGTTTACCAGGCATTATGAAGTAGTGGACTATTATGAATATTTGGCAAAAACAGCTCCAGATAGAGTAAAACTGACCACTTATGGGCAAACCAATGAACGGAGACCCTTATTGTTGGTGTATCTATCATCTGCAGCCAATATTTCCAATCTAGAAAAAATTAGGGAAGAGCATCTAAAGGATACCCATAGTCAAGGAAATGGAACTAAAGCAATTGTTTGGTTAAGTTATAATGTGCATGGGAATGAGAGTGCAGGTACAGAAGCATCTATGCAAACCATTTATGAACTGTTAACTACCAAAAGCTCTTATTTGAAAAATACGGTAGTGATTTTAGATCCATGTATAAATCCAGATGGCCGTGATCGCTATAGTAACTGGTACAATCAATTTAAAAATACTCCGCATCAAGTAGATCCAAATAGCAAAGAACACCATGAGGGTTGGTGGACCGGAAGAAGTAATCATTATATGTTTGATTTAAACCGAGATTGGGCTTGGTTGACCCAGGTTGAAAGTCAACAGCGACTAAAAGTATATAATGAATGGT contains:
- a CDS encoding tetratricopeptide repeat protein, which produces MKTSESFLLAFLGSILFVSAQENKKLDSFLIVYKSQSESRAKVDAAKELSNLLRHDKPKESYLYATEALKISNSIGYDKGKGYAFLSLALYYRFLPNIDSSRYHYKNSIQTFKEIGLKTDLWTALNEYATYETRLGEFDYALELAEEGKTLALELKDGIKLVDNLQRKAAIYTDKTDYPAAISETIDASKVLDTIQPEDKKRKAIVLADLGRIQMLRGEEKEAIPYIEESLGIFKELNDLVWLATVYIELGNCYWYLKEYDKCISEYKKSLAISQQMNREDFIAANNNNIGATYAEIGEFAKALIYLKKAHESTRKSKSINNLIVSHNDLARAYIGLENYPQALQHTDSAIQIADSIKVPELLEDGYFRQAYIFEQMGDYKLALKNHKKYQQVHDSIEDIELGKEVEELKTQYETEKKEQQIVLQEKEITVLEQQASISNLQKLLLGIGLLLSLIGFYAIRQKLKRNKLEKEKVDAELAFKKKELTTHALHLAKKNEVLESLKQKAQELKANEESKNGYQQLIRTINFDLQDDNNWENFSRYFEEVHKDFNSNVKSKYPEVTSNELRLLALLKMNLSSKEIANILNISPEGIKKARYRLRKKLDITTEDSLQDLVLSL
- the bshC gene encoding bacillithiol biosynthesis cysteine-adding enzyme BshC, which codes for MEVDCIPFKKTGYFSRLICDYLEQKEDLKPFYNRFPQIENFKGQIKDKEANYPALHRPILVKALRKQYQDFTVTEATEKYISLLEHNKTFTVVTGHQLNLFTGPLYFLYKIISAINLTTQLKQTYPEYEFVPVYWMATEDHDFDEINYFNFKGKKVQWNKEVSGAVGQLKTDGLDEVFQTFATELGNTASAKELKDLFQNAYLEHSNLADATRFLANELFGAHGLVIIDGDDVELKKLLVPFAQQDIFENTPFHKVSETITELSKVSSDYAIQVNPREINYFYLLDGIRERIVEKDGDFHVNNTEIVFSASELKTELSNHPERFSPNVIARPLYQEVILPNLCYIGGGGELAYWLELKSYFDELGVTFPMLLLRNSALVLTEKQSKKIEKLDLKIADLFLNQNSFINKKIRDISNIDIDFSPQKKYLEEQFHGMYKLAEETDKSFIGAVKAQEVKQKKGLDALEKRLLQAQKRKLKDHVVRITDLQNSLFPNKSLQERQLNFSELYLELGTELIPELMHSLDPLCNTFLVLRH
- a CDS encoding pyridoxamine 5'-phosphate oxidase family protein; amino-acid sequence: MKELLFKEITDELRLGTSEKGHPFRFFSLGTMGLDGTIGLRTVVLRNVSNSLQLTFYTDSRSPKITEIQKNNTVSALFYHPSKMIQLRIEGKAHIEKDDSVLKKQWKAIPNVAQKDYNTNQPPGSNIPNSEEIQYLTEKNHFCMVHIIPNRIDFLKLGQPFHTRVQFSLEGEEWKSNYLVP